The following is a genomic window from Acidobacteriota bacterium.
TGATGTGCGGCTCGGGCTTAATTCATAGTATTCGCCGCGAAAGGGAATGATTCTCACAGGCAACTGCGCTCCCATGAGACGGGCGACTCGATCACTGTGAAGTCCCGCGCAATTAATTAGGAAGCGGGAGTGGTATTCGCCCGAAGTTGTTTCAAGGATGAACTCGTCGTTTCTCGTCAGGATCCTGCGAACTTCCGATTGTGTGCGAATCTCCGCACCGCTCGCTGTCGCCAACCCTGCGTATTTCTGAGCTACAAGCTTGAACTGAGTGATTCCAGTTCCCGGTACCAGGACAGCAGCCACGCCGGTTGCATGAGGTTCAAATTCGCGGAGCTCCTGCGGGCTTAACAGACGTATCCCAGGCACTCCATTGGCTTCGGCCCGGAGCCGCAATTCTTCAAGCGCAGGCCGCTGTTCTTCGCTTGTCGCGACGATGACCTTTCCACAAATTTCGTGAGGAATTCCATGCTGACGGCAGAATCGGATCATCTCGGCCGCGCCCTGCACGCAATAACGCGCCTTAAGCGACCCAGGACGGTAATAGACGCCTGAGTGGATCACACCGCTGTTGTGACCAGTTTGGTGCGAGGCTATCGAAGATTCCTTGTCGATCACGAGCACCCGAAATTCCGGGTAGCGCTCCAGCAAGTGACGGGCGGATGCC
Proteins encoded in this region:
- a CDS encoding L-2-hydroxyglutarate oxidase translates to MSSSFDITVVGAGIVGLASARHLLERYPEFRVLVIDKESSIASHQTGHNSGVIHSGVYYRPGSLKARYCVQGAAEMIRFCRQHGIPHEICGKVIVATSEEQRPALEELRLRAEANGVPGIRLLSPQELREFEPHATGVAAVLVPGTGITQFKLVAQKYAGLATASGAEIRTQSEVRRILTRNDEFILETTSGEYHSRFLINCAGLHSDRVARLMGAQLPVRIIPFRGEYYELSPSRTSLVRTLIYPVPDPRFPFLGVHFTRRITGEVEAGPNAVLAFKREGYRKSDFNGADLADELSYSGFWRMAARYWKAGAGEMYRSLSKAAFVRALQALVPDVQEEDLVNGSSGVRAQAVDRNGNLVDDFRFITLGRALHVCNVPSPAATASLAIGRHIVDAATQDFGWNGARRSRGFPEINRPVGN